A single Oryctolagus cuniculus chromosome 18, mOryCun1.1, whole genome shotgun sequence DNA region contains:
- the HRC gene encoding sarcoplasmic reticulum histidine-rich calcium-binding protein isoform X1, with translation MGHRGPWLHTCLLWAAVASLLLPPAVTQQLRGAGLGPSTWINNAGAPGPSGEAAAAGLGHHGHSHRSPGEENEDMSMENGHHFWSHRDHGEADDEVSREYGHQPQGHRYHSPEAGDESVSEEGVHREQARQAPGHGGHGEAGAEDLAEHGSHGHGHEDEDEDVISSERPRHVLRRAPRGHGGEEEGEEEEEEEEVSPEHRHRGHGKEDEEDEDDDSTESDRHQAHRHRGHREEEDEDDDDDEGDSTESDRHQAHRHRGHGEEEDEDDDDKGDSTESDHHQAHRHRGHGEEEDEDDDDDEGDSTESDHHQAHRHRGHREEEDEDDEDEGDSTESDRHQAHRHRGHREEEDEDDDDEGDSTESDRHQAHRHRGHREEEDDDDDDDEGDSTESDRHQAHRHRGHREEEDEDDDDEGDSTESDRHQAHRHRGHREEEDEDDDDEGDSTESDHHQAHRHRGHREEEDEEDDDEGDSTESDRHQAHRHRGHGEEEDEDDDDEGEHHHVPHRGHRGHEEDDGGDDDDGDDSTENGHQAHRHRGHGKEEAEVTSDEHHHHVPDHGHQGHGDKEGEEEGVSTDHWHQVPRHAHHGPGGEEEGGEEELTVKAGHHVASHPPPGHRSREGHAEEHQTEVPGHHQHRMGDTDTSAERGHPAPSPRQQGHPPEDTVHHHRGSLKEEVGPESPGPAGVKDGSRVKRGGSEEEEEQKGTHHHSLEDEEDEEEGHGRSLSQEDQEEEDRRGESAKVQAPLRHHREEEEEEEEEEEEGRLPFTIIPNPLSGREAAGGASSEESAEDTGPEDTQEYGNYQQGSLCGYCTFCNRCTECEHCHCDEDSMGEHCDQCQHCQFCYLCPLVCETVCTPGSYVDYFSSSLYKALADMLETPEP, from the exons ATGGGCCACCGGGGACCGTGGCTGCACACTTGTCTCCTCTGGGCCGCTGTGGccagcctgctcctccctcctgccgtcacccagcagctgagaggggccgggctgggccccagcacctggatCAACAATGCAGGCGCCCCAGGGCCCTcaggggaggcggcggcggccgggcttGGCCACCACGGCCACAGCCACCGAAGCCCTGGGGAGGAGAATGAGGACATGTCCATGGAGAACGGACATCACTTCTGGAGCCACAGAGACCACGGAGAGGCGGACGACGAAGTCTCCAGGGAATACGGCCACCAACCCCAAGGACACAGGTATCACAGCCCTGAGGCTGGAGACGAGAGTGTCTCTGAGGAGGGTGTCCACAGGGAGCAGGCTCGACAGGCCCCCGGGCATGGAGGCCACGGCGAGGCAGGCGCGGAAGACCTAGCCGAGCATGgcagccacggccacggccacgaaGACGAGGACGAGGATGTCATCTCCAGCGAGCGTCCCCGCCATGTCCTCAGGCGTGCACCCCGAGGCCacgggggggaggaagagggtgaagaagaggaggaggaggaggaggtctcCCCGGAGCACAGGCACCGGGGCCACGGGAAGGAAGATGAGGAAGACGAGGATGACGACTCTACTGAGAGCGACCGTCACCAGGCCCACAGGCACCGGggccacagagaggaagaagatgaagatgatgatgatgacgaagGTGACTCTACTGAGAGCGACCGTCACCAGGCCCACAGGCACCGGGGCCAcggagaggaagaggatgaagatgatgatgacaaAGGCGACTCTACTGAGAGCGACCATCACCAGGCCCACAGGCACCGGGGCCAcggagaggaagaagatgaagatgatgatgatgacgaagGTGACTCTACTGAGAGTGACCATCACCAGGCCCACAGGCACCGGggccacagagaggaagaagatgaagatgatgaagacGAAGGTGACTCTACTGAGAGCGACCGTCACCAGGCCCACAGGCACCGGggccacagagaggaagaggatgaagatgatgatgacgaAGGTGACTCTACTGAGAGTGACCGTCACCAGGCCCACAGGCACCGGggccacagagaggaagaggatgacgatgatgatgatgacgaagGCGACTCTACTGAGAGTGACCGTCACCAGGCCCACAGGCACCGGggccacagagaggaagaggatgaagatgatgatgacgaAGGCGACTCTACTGAGAGTGACCGTCACCAGGCCCACAGGCACCGGggccacagagaggaagaggatgaagatgatgatgacgaAGGCGACTCTACTGAGAGCGATCATCACCAGGCCCACAGGCACCGGggccacagagaggaagaggatgaggaagATGATGACGAAGGTGACTCTACTGAGAGCGACCGTCACCAGGCCCACAGGCACCGGGGCCAcggagaggaagaagatgaagatgatgatgacgaAGGTGAACACCATCACGTCCCTCACCGTGGGCACCGAGGCCATGAGgaagatgatggtggtgatgatgatgatggtgatgacagcACTGAGAATGGGCACCAGGCCCACAGGCACCGAGGCCACGGGAAAGAAGAGGCTGAGGTGACCTCGGATGAGCACCATCATCACGTCCCCGACCACGGGCACCAAGGCCACGGAGACAAGGAAGGTGAAGAAGAGGGTGTGTCCACCGACCACTGGCACCAGGTTCCCAGACACGCCCACCACGGCCccggaggggaggaggaagggggggaggaggagctCACGGTCAAGGCTGGCCACCACGTTGCAAGCCAcccaccccctggccacaggagCAGAGAGGGCCACGCAGAGGAGCATCAGACGGAAGTCCCCGGCCACCACCAGCACAGGATGGGAGACACGGACACCTCTGCTGAGCGTGGccatccagcccccagccccaggcagcaaGGCCACCCCCCGGAAGACACTGTACATCATCACAGAGGGTCCCTGAAAGAGGAGGTTGGCCCTGAGTCCCCGGGACCCGCGGGGGTCAAGGACGGAAGCCGTGTGAAGAGGGGCGgctctgaggaggaggaggagcagaaaggCACCCACCACCACAGCCTGGAAGAcgaggaagatgaggaggaaggcCATGGCCGCAGCCTGAGccaggaagaccaggaggaagaggacaggagaggagagagcgCTAAGGTTCAGGCCCCACTACGCCaccacagggaggaggaggaggaggaggaggaggaggaggaggaaggccggCTCCCCTTCACCATCATCCCCAACCCACTGTCCGGGAGGGAGGCAGCTGGAGGGGCCTCCAGTGAGGAGAGTGCTGAAGACACAG GGCCAGAGGACACCCAGGAGTACGGCAACTACCAGCAAGGGTCCCTGTGTGGCTACTGCACCTTCTGCAAC CGCTGCACTGAATGCGAGCACTGTCACTGTGACGAGGACAGCATGGGCGAGCACTGCGACCAGTGCCAG cactgTCAGTTCTGCTACCTCTGCCCGCTTGTCTGTGAAACTGTCTGCACGCCAG GAAGCTACGTCGACTACTTCTCCTCGTCCCTATACAA GGCCCTGGCGGACATGCTGGAGACGCCGGAGCCGTGA
- the HRC gene encoding sarcoplasmic reticulum histidine-rich calcium-binding protein precursor (The RefSeq protein has 12 substitutions, 3 non-frameshifting indels compared to this genomic sequence), producing the protein MGCRGPWLHTCLLWAAVASLLLPPAVTQQLRGAGLGPSTWINNAGAPGPSGEAAAAGLGHHGHSHRSPGEENEDVSMENGHHFWSHRDHGETDDEVSREYGHQPQGHRYHSPEAGDESVSEEGVHREQARQAPGHGGHGEAGAEDLAEHGSHGHGHEEEDEDVISSERPRHVLRRAPRGHGGEEEGEEEEEEEEVSPEHRHRGHGKEDEEDEDDDSTESDRHQAHRHRGHREEEDEDDDDDEGDSTESDHHQAHRHRGHEEEEDEEDDDDEGDSTESDRHQAHRHRGHREEEDEDDDDEGDSTESDRHQAHRHRGHREEEDDDDDDDEGDSTESDRHQAHRHRGHREEEDEDDDDEGDSTESDRHQAHRHRGHREEEDEDDDDEGDSTESDRHQAHRHRGHREEEDEDDDDEGDSTESDHHQAHRHRGHREEEDEEDDDEGDSTESDRHQAHRHRGHGEEEDEDDDDEGEHHHVPHRGHRGHEEDDGGDDDDGDDSTENGHQAHRHQGHGKEEAEVTSDEHHHHVPDHGHQGHGDKEGEEEGVSTDHWHQVPRHAHHGPGGEEEGGEEELTVKAGHHVASHPPPGHRSREGHAEEHQTEVPGHHQHRMGDTDTSAERGHPASSPRQQGHPPEDTVHHHRGSLKEEVGPESPGPAGVKDGSRVKRGGSEEEEEQKGTHHHSLEDEEDEEEGHGRSLSQEDQEEEDRRGESAKVQAPLRHHREEEEEEEEEEEEEGRLPFTIIPNPLSGREAAGGASSEESAEDTGPEDTQEYGNYQQGSLCGYCTFCNRCTECEHCHCDEDSMGEHCDQCQHCQFCYLCPLVCETVCTPGSYVDYFSSSLYKALADMLETPEP; encoded by the exons ATGGGCCACCGGGGACCGTGGCTGCACACTTGTCTCCTCTGGGCCGCTGTGGccagcctgctcctccctcctgccgtcacccagcagctgagaggggccgggctgggccccagcacctggatCAACAATGCAGGCGCCCCAGGGCCCTcaggggaggcggcggcggccgggcttGGCCACCACGGCCACAGCCACCGAAGCCCTGGGGAGGAGAATGAGGACATGTCCATGGAGAACGGACATCACTTCTGGAGCCACAGAGACCACGGAGAGGCGGACGACGAAGTCTCCAGGGAATACGGCCACCAACCCCAAGGACACAGGTATCACAGCCCTGAGGCTGGAGACGAGAGTGTCTCTGAGGAGGGTGTCCACAGGGAGCAGGCTCGACAGGCCCCCGGGCATGGAGGCCACGGCGAGGCAGGCGCGGAAGACCTAGCCGAGCATGgcagccacggccacggccacgaaGACGAGGACGAGGATGTCATCTCCAGCGAGCGTCCCCGCCATGTCCTCAGGCGTGCACCCCGAGGCCacgggggggaggaagagggtgaagaagaggaggaggaggaggaggtctcCCCGGAGCACAGGCACCGGGGCCACGGGAAGGAAGATGAGGAAGACGAGGATGACGACTCTACTGAGAGCGACCGTCACCAGGCCCACAGGCACCGGggccacagagaggaagaagatgaagatgatgatgatgacgaag GCGACTCTACTGAGAGCGACCATCACCAGGCCCACAGGCACCGGGGCCAcggagaggaagaagatgaagatgatgatgatgacgaagGTGACTCTACTGAGAGTGACCATCACCAGGCCCACAGGCACCGGggccacagagaggaagaagatgaagatgatgaagacGAAGGTGACTCTACTGAGAGCGACCGTCACCAGGCCCACAGGCACCGGggccacagagaggaagaggatgaagatgatgatgacgaAGGTGACTCTACTGAGAGTGACCGTCACCAGGCCCACAGGCACCGGggccacagagaggaagaggatgacgatgatgatgatgacgaagGCGACTCTACTGAGAGTGACCGTCACCAGGCCCACAGGCACCGGggccacagagaggaagaggatgaagatgatgatgacgaAGGCGACTCTACTGAGAGTGACCGTCACCAGGCCCACAGGCACCGGggccacagagaggaagaggatgaagatgatgatgacgaAGGCGACTCTACTGAGAGCGATCATCACCAGGCCCACAGGCACCGGggccacagagaggaagaggatgaggaagATGATGACGAAGGTGACTCTACTGAGAGCGACCGTCACCAGGCCCACAGGCACCGGGGCCAcggagaggaagaagatgaagatgatgatgacgaAGGTGAACACCATCACGTCCCTCACCGTGGGCACCGAGGCCATGAGgaagatgatggtggtgatgatgatgatggtgatgacagcACTGAGAATGGGCACCAGGCCCACAGGCACCGAGGCCACGGGAAAGAAGAGGCTGAGGTGACCTCGGATGAGCACCATCATCACGTCCCCGACCACGGGCACCAAGGCCACGGAGACAAGGAAGGTGAAGAAGAGGGTGTGTCCACCGACCACTGGCACCAGGTTCCCAGACACGCCCACCACGGCCccggaggggaggaggaagggggggaggaggagctCACGGTCAAGGCTGGCCACCACGTTGCAAGCCAcccaccccctggccacaggagCAGAGAGGGCCACGCAGAGGAGCATCAGACGGAAGTCCCCGGCCACCACCAGCACAGGATGGGAGACACGGACACCTCTGCTGAGCGTGGccatccagcccccagccccaggcagcaaGGCCACCCCCCGGAAGACACTGTACATCATCACAGAGGGTCCCTGAAAGAGGAGGTTGGCCCTGAGTCCCCGGGACCCGCGGGGGTCAAGGACGGAAGCCGTGTGAAGAGGGGCGgctctgaggaggaggaggagcagaaaggCACCCACCACCACAGCCTGGAAGAcgaggaagatgaggaggaaggcCATGGCCGCAGCCTGAGccaggaagaccaggaggaagaggacaggagaggagagagcgCTAAGGTTCAGGCCCCACTACGCCaccacagggaggaggaggaggaggaggaggaggaggaggaggaaggccggCTCCCCTTCACCATCATCCCCAACCCACTGTCCGGGAGGGAGGCAGCTGGAGGGGCCTCCAGTGAGGAGAGTGCTGAAGACACAG GGCCAGAGGACACCCAGGAGTACGGCAACTACCAGCAAGGGTCCCTGTGTGGCTACTGCACCTTCTGCAAC CGCTGCACTGAATGCGAGCACTGTCACTGTGACGAGGACAGCATGGGCGAGCACTGCGACCAGTGCCAG cactgTCAGTTCTGCTACCTCTGCCCGCTTGTCTGTGAAACTGTCTGCACGCCAG GAAGCTACGTCGACTACTTCTCCTCGTCCCTATACAA GGCCCTGGCGGACATGCTGGAGACGCCGGAGCCGTGA